A single genomic interval of Hydractinia symbiolongicarpus strain clone_291-10 chromosome 8, HSymV2.1, whole genome shotgun sequence harbors:
- the LOC130653570 gene encoding tyrosine-protein kinase-like otk isoform X2, with protein MKILKTVVLLMVIIRIESLVFRSKQFEIYRPVVIGETVNINCTTDDKTATLQLVKKNAKSEQILQPDNSVLKLSGQTYRILISDENDDGVYMCRAQSKGFQIEKTLHIYIAGKVTGDIPQPVISKLDNIVQEGTTLNIKCSTLGTFSKLSWIKEGTPVPSERVTDIKPEFRDGTVVVESVLKIEDVKLADVGSYTCKSVSRFDASKTGQASVSVNVKGKKLAWLKNSPKTFNAVTSSPRSSVVISCAMTHPAKKVKIYREVPGSPLTEILSNGKKYQVINNQELVIHEVSNLDYGTYVCKTEKNLLKEKRIQLFVNNYAVGQPNVYVTPKYMDLDFNAAANVTCTTYGNNVKVQWLMNVNAGGLPKLQPVPSEKILATSRITPQGNTEKVWTLIFRNVTTKDSGNYICQVTLDSSLAFSETDVAVKAPLSPQIKRFSSQVTKEDQKTYLNCRSKGAPKPEVKFFKDDVEILSNTKGYQIQDKKLYIDRPKFPDHDGSYTCSVNNMFGKATGKAKLTVTVAPLIDKSKEIIVVGGSEDLEISCNIKRSNPIPDISWEFQPWPCAPSVGYNCTPLSAKWQRGDPQIYDIRPKNREAMSSTFKVPQSSVKKFFIRCTAAHKYGRDTHSVIGIIDKRDAKNMLKLNREKLSIDEKQSFSLVCTGEAGLFHSLSWEVNGVSVVANNKTISIEKSGSILHRQKSTLTITNVTPAQSGLYKCVADPARAEDDLVTVISNVKVNKIYKPKMVSIRSPLVIDGDKAVITCEIDSHPPAEVTWYQNNILLNNIGKLLNANECENSERGKYFKIRDIKGNKFGIVSHQLVICKTSWKLNSGRFQCFAENALGKVHQNITMRIYAPPSMIYEQTDEYAKPGHKFVRNCSSEGNPKPVIWWERKKNGVYMSFTKNSTNGISYLNMTNVKEDHYGNYRCIAANQFGTIFQEMILRRPLITASTRGAENMNSTASLVAAIIAGLFIIIIISVMVVILYKRKKLYGGFYVLSIPPSPDYFKKIDPTKALSDQINKLPYFPEWEFPRSKIRLKNQVGAGAFGEVYIAEAVGITNFDPRYKLSTKHKALLSKKRFSFSSFQRARSPTSVSSISRNDSVASSRSSRSTKPLLKDRSQTSLVAVKRLKEDATTVEYKDLISEMKILIHIGHQENIVNLLGACTKGTEQDTMVILEFCPNGNLLSFMKERRQMFKPIWSKQHVGMEKEFTTFDLCVCAYQVAKGLDFLASRKCVHRDVAARNVLVGENFTMKVADFGLARDVYQDERYVKVSGGLLPVKWMAIEAIMDRVFTHHTDVWSYGVLLWELMTLGGSPYPGIHVKDLIDYLTSGNRMNQPQFCPNEIYKLMKDCWNEVPAKRPLFSDIVLRLARIIEGHCNPEEINLYLDRHHISGGSFSFADEDYLRPVEGEVGSFHYSPPPPYCQSFSDTSVQKDVDSAFERKPSERYVPDNRFNDDLVSTEEKVDEFKQATDTSSDNSIEPKAKMDEFVNEKNDKISINMPKDDDMNNNIYVNERPSTPKYPTKEGRAESVDEDKDIDENSVLLHRRTPSPVEELSNFIDQEYEKMGADEQYVNT; from the exons AAAGTTTGGTATTCAGATCTAAACAATTTGAAATATATCGACCCGTCGTGATAGGAGAAACTGTCAACATAAACTGCACGACAGATGATAAAACTGCAACATTGCAACTCgtcaaaaaaaatgcaaaatctgAACAAATATTGCAG CCTGATAATTCAGTTTTAAAGTTATCTGGTCAGACGTACAGGATATTGATCTCCGACGAAAACGACGATGGTGTATATATGTGTAGAGCTCAATCAAAAGGATTCCAAATCGAGAAAACTTTGCATATCTACATCGCTGGGAAAG TTACTGGTGACATACCGCAGCCTGTGATTTCCAAATTGGACAACATCGTACAAGAGGGTACCACTCTGAATATCAAGTGCAGCACTTTAGGGacattttcaaaactatcaTGGATTAAAGAAGGTACTCCTGTTCCTTCGGAGAGAGTTACTGATATAAAACCTGAATTTCGAGATGGTACAGTGGTCGTTGAGAGTGTCTTGAAGATAGAAGACGTAAAGCTAGCCGATGTTGGGTCATACACATGCAAATCTGTGTCTCGTTTTGACGCTTCAAAAACAGGTCAAGCTTCAGTATCGGTGAATGTAAAAG GTAAAAAACTGGCATGGTTGAAGAATTCTCCCAAGACTTTCAATGCGGTGACGTCATCTCCTCGTTCGTCTGTTGTCATTTCCTGCGCGATGACACATCCGGCGAAGAAGGTGAAAATTTATCGAGAGGTGCCAGGTTCTCCTTTAACCGAAATTTTATCCAATGGAAAGAAATATCAAGTTATAAACAACCAAGAGTTGGTAATACATGAAGTTAGTAACTTGGATTATGGTACATATGTttgtaaaacagaaaaaaatctaTTGAAAGAGAAGCGGATTCAACTTTTCGTTAATAACT ACGCTGTTGGTCAACCGAATGTTTACGTAACTCCAAAGTATATGGATTTGGATTTCAACGCTGCAGCAAATGTTACCTGCACCACGTATGGAAATAATGTCAAAGTACAATGGTTGATGAACGTAAATGCTGGAGGCTTGCCGAAATTACAACCTGTACCGTCTGAGAAAATTTTAGCTACATCCCGCATAACTCCGCAGGGAAACACAGAAAAAGTTTGGACTTTAATTTTCAGGAATGTAACAACGAAAGATTCTGGAAATTATATTTGTCAGGTCACTTTAGATAGTTCTCTTGCATTTAGTGAGACGGATGTCGCTGTGAAAG CTCCTCTGTCTCCACAAATCAAAAGGTTTTCTTCACAAGTAACGAAAGAAGATCAAAAAACTTATCTAAACTGTCGCAGCAAAGGCGCACCGAAACCCGAGGTTAAATTCTTTAAAGATGATGTTGAAATTCTCTCAAACACAAAGGGATATCAAATCCAAGATAAAAAGTTATATATTGATCGACCAAAATTTCCAGACCACGACGGATCGTACACATGTAGCGTGAACAACATGTTTGGAAAGGCTACTGGAAAAGCAAAATTGACAGTAACAG TGGCACCACTTATCGATAAATCAAAGGAAATTATCGTAGTCGGTGGCTCAGAAGATCTGGAAATAAGCTGCAACATTAAGAGGTCAAACCCTATCCCGGATATCTCTTGGGAATTCCAACCGTGGCCATGCGCACCGTCGGTCGGTTACAATTGCACTCCGCTTAGTGCCAAGTGGCAAAGAGGTGATCCTCAAATATATGATATCAGACCTAAAAATAGGGAAGCTATGAGCTCAACTTTCAAAGTTCCTCAGAGTAGCGTGAAAAAATTCTTCATAAGATGTACCGCTGCACATAAGTATGGTAGAGACACACATTCTGTTATTGGAATTATTGACAAACGGG atgcgaaaaacatgttgaaattaAACCGAGAGAAATTATCGATTGACGAGAAGCAATCTTTCTCTTTGGTTTGTACTGGAGAAGCAGGACTTTTTCATAGCCTTTCATGGGAAGTAAATGGAGTTTCTGTGGTTGCTAACAACAAAACGATATCTATTGAAAAATCTGGGTCGATTTTACATAGGCAAAAATCTACTTTAACTATTACCAATGTAACTCCTGCTCAATCTGGACTGTACAAATGCGTTGCTGATCCAGCAAGAGCAGAAGATGATCTGGTAACGGTGATCTCCAATGTTAAAGTTAACA aaatatataaacCTAAGATGGTCTCGATAAGGAGCCCTCTAGTCATAGATGGAGACAAGGCCGTCATCACTTGTGAAATTGACTCTCATCCTCCAGCTGAAGTCACGTGGTATCAGAACAATATCTTATTGAATAATATCGGAAAGTTATTGAACGCGAACGAATGTGAAAATAGTGAGCGAGGCAAATACTTTAAAATTCGAGACATAAAAGGTAACAAGTTTGGAATAGTGAGTCACCAACTTGTAATTTGCAAAACATCGTGGAAATTGAATAGTGGAAGGTTTCAATGTTTTGCTGAGAATGCTTTGGGAAAAGTACATCAAAATATTACAATGCGTATTTATG CACCTCCGTCAATGATATATGAACAGACAGATGAGTATGCGAAACCTGGGCACAAATTTGTCAGAAATTGCTCGTCAGAGGGAAACCCAAAACCAGTAATATGGtgggaaagaaagaaaaatggaGTATATATGTCGTTTACCAAGAATTCCACAAATGGAATAAG TTACCTCAATATGACGAACGTGAAAGAGGATCACTATGGTAACTACAGATGCATTGCGGCAAATCAATTCGGAACGATATTTCAGGAAATGATATTAC GACGTCCATTAATAACCGCTTCAACACGAGGAGCAGAGAACATGAACTCCACCGCATCTTTAGTTGCAGCCATAATCGCTGGACTGTTTATCATCATCATAATTTCAGTCATGGTGGTTATTTTATACAAGAGAAAGAAATTATATGGCGGATTCTATGTCTTGTCTATCCCTCCTTCACCGGACTACTTCAAGAAGATAGATCCAACCAAAGCATTATCGGATCAGATCAATAAATTACCTTATTTTCCTGAGTGGGAGTTTCCAAGAAGCAAAATCAGACTTA agaACCAAGTTGGTGCAGGAGCGTTTGGTGAAGTTTATATTGCGGAAGCAGTTGGAATTACCAACTTCGATCCTCGTTACAAACTTAGCACGAAACATAAGGCTTTGTTGagcaaaaaaagattttcattTAGTTCGTTTCAGCGTGCAAGATCGCCTACTTCTGTTTCGAGCATTTCACGCAATGATAGTGTCGCGTCGTCACGATCAAGTCGCTCCACAAAACCCTTGCTTAAAGATCGGTCCCAGACCTCTCTCGTTGCTGTAAAAAGACTCAAAG aGGATGCAACCACGGTTGAATATAAAGATTTGATTTctgaaatgaaaatattgattCATATTGGTCACCAAGAGAATATCGTGAATCTGCTCGGAGCATGCACTAAAG gtACTGAGCAAGACACTATGGTTATTCTGGAGTTTTGTCCAAATGGAAATTTATTGTCGTTTATGAAGGAAAGAAGGCAAATGTTCAAACCTATATGGAGTAAACAACACGTCGGTATGGAGAAAGAATTCACAACATTCGATTTATGCGTGTGTGCCTACCAGGTTGCGAAAGGACTGGACTTTTTAGCTTCTAGAAAG TGTGTTCATCGTGATGTGGCTGCAAGGAATGTTCTGGTTGGTGAAAACTTCACAATGAAAGTCGCTGATTTCGGTCTTGCCAGAGATGTTTACCAAGACGaaagatatgtgaaagtttcaggG GGATTACTTCCAGTTAAGTGGATGGCCATTGAAGCAATCATGGACAGAGTGTTCACTCACCACACTGACGT atgGTCATACGGAGTTCTACTCTGGGAGCTTATGACTCTTG GTGGTTCACCGTATCCAGGGATTCATGTGAAGGATTTGATTGATTATTTGACATCTGGTAATCGAATGAATCAACCACAATTTTGTCCTAATGAAAT TTACAAGTTAATGAAAGATTGCTGGAACGAGGTTCCCGCAAAGCGACCTTTATTTTCAGACATTGTATTGAGATTAGCCCGTATAATAGAAGGGCATTGTAATCCCGAG GAAATAAATCTTTATTTGGATCGCCATCACATTAGTGGTGGATCGTTCTCCTTCGCTGATGAAGACTATTTGCGACCGGTAGAAGGTGAAGTGGGTTCCTTCCATTACTCTCCTCCACCGCCTTACTGTCAATCATTCAGCGACACCAGTGTACAAAAGGATGTGGACAGCGCATTCGAAAGAAAGCCCAGCGAAAGATATGTACCAGATAATAGATTCAATGACGATTTAGTCTCTACGGAGGAGAAGGTAGATGAATTTAAACAAGCCACCGATACAAGTTCAGACAACTCTATCGAACCCAAAGCAAAG ATGGACGAATTTGTGAacgaaaaaaatgacaaaatttcCATAAACATGCCTAAAGATGACGATATGAACAATAACATCTACGTTAACGAGCGCCCAAGTACGCCCAAATATCCAACTAAAGAAGGGCGGGCAGAAAGTGTAGATGAGGATAAAGACATAGATGAGAATAGCGTGTTACTGCACCGTCGCACGCCTTCTCCTGTAGAAGAACTTAGTAATTTTATTGACCAAGAATACGAAAAAATGGGGGCAGATGAACAGTACGTAAACACTTGA